The following proteins are encoded in a genomic region of Nitrospirota bacterium:
- a CDS encoding FAD-dependent thymidylate synthase: MAHIIVPTAEAVLDKEYPVLNKGFVRLVDYLGGDERIVQSARVSYGGGTKTVREDKGLINYLMKNLHTSPFEQVILTFHAKMPIFVARQWIRHRTARLNEISGRYSVMKDEFYLPEKEDIRFQSTTNKQGRGAEVPPDLQGRVIELLIKDQVAVYANYEEMIEDEIARELARINLPLSLYTEWYWQIDLHNLFHFLRLRIDHHAQKEIRVYGEVMAGMAKAVAPMAYEAFEEHLLHGVRFSKSEVTALRELLAGKENPLKGRALDEFNSKLNSPME, from the coding sequence ATGGCACATATTATAGTACCTACGGCTGAAGCCGTTTTAGATAAAGAATACCCGGTTTTAAACAAAGGTTTTGTCCGGCTCGTCGATTACCTGGGAGGAGATGAGCGCATCGTCCAGTCGGCACGGGTTTCGTATGGAGGAGGGACGAAGACGGTTCGTGAGGACAAAGGACTGATTAATTACCTGATGAAAAACCTTCATACTTCCCCTTTTGAACAGGTGATTTTGACTTTTCACGCGAAAATGCCAATTTTTGTCGCCCGCCAGTGGATTCGCCACCGAACGGCGCGCTTAAATGAAATTTCCGGTCGTTACAGTGTCATGAAAGATGAATTCTACCTTCCCGAAAAAGAGGACATTCGATTCCAGAGTACAACCAACAAACAGGGGAGAGGGGCGGAGGTTCCGCCTGATTTGCAGGGAAGGGTGATTGAATTATTGATCAAAGACCAGGTCGCGGTTTATGCGAATTACGAAGAGATGATCGAAGACGAAATCGCCAGAGAGCTGGCCAGGATCAATCTTCCGTTGAGCCTCTATACAGAATGGTACTGGCAGATTGATCTCCATAATCTTTTTCATTTTTTGAGACTGCGAATTGACCACCACGCTCAGAAGGAGATTCGGGTCTACGGAGAAGTGATGGCCGGGATGGCCAAAGCGGTTGCGCCGATGGCCTATGAGGCATTTGAAGAACATCTCCTTCATGGCGTCCGCTTTTCAAAATCCGAGGTGACCGCTCTTCGCGAACTCCTGGCGGGCAAAGAGAATCCGCTCAAGGGGAGGGCTCTCGATGAATTCAACTCCAAACTCAATTCACCTATGGAATGA
- a CDS encoding CBS domain-containing protein: MLPLSILMTKEVKKVHSKTTLFETAQLMKNLRIGSLLIEDGHECIGIVSETDLVRKGMAESVDPLKTPVDSVMSSPLISMDIKRSPKEANDLMSERGVRHLAITEHGKIVGMLSVRDLLIYFKNAF; encoded by the coding sequence ATGCTCCCACTCTCTATTTTAATGACCAAAGAAGTCAAAAAGGTTCATAGCAAAACAACGCTATTCGAAACAGCTCAGCTCATGAAAAATTTAAGAATAGGATCGCTGTTGATCGAAGATGGCCATGAGTGCATCGGCATTGTCAGCGAGACGGATCTGGTTCGAAAAGGAATGGCTGAATCGGTCGATCCATTGAAAACACCGGTCGATTCCGTCATGAGTTCTCCCCTCATTTCCATGGATATCAAAAGATCCCCAAAAGAGGCAAACGATTTGATGAGCGAGCGGGGCGTTCGGCATCTGGCCATCACCGAACATGGAAAGATTGTGGGGATGCTGTCTGTTCGAGACCTGCTCATCTACTTCAAAAACGCTTTCTAA
- a CDS encoding squalene/phytoene synthase family protein, producing the protein MKSNFYYAFFFLPSPEKEALIQFYAYCRDLDDQIDLSGTVARSGLQTDKIQEWRVELSRTFSGGPTSPITQKLYPAINLFHLSKRHFEEIINGMEMDILCGSYPTFEELKLYCYRVASAVGLICMEIFGDRSDEARESAIHLGIAFQLTNILRDLFSDLEKDRIYIPGEDFRRFDYSEDDLKKKTINVEFAKLIQFEIDRAKMYYEKAESGIQRCHNKGIRVIVVMMNTYYRLLLEIERNIWNLDRKKVSLSTLTKVSIAGRVWWKNYFS; encoded by the coding sequence TTGAAAAGTAATTTTTATTACGCTTTTTTTTTCCTGCCATCACCGGAAAAAGAAGCCCTGATACAGTTTTACGCCTATTGCAGAGATTTAGACGATCAGATCGATCTGAGTGGGACTGTCGCGCGATCCGGACTCCAGACCGACAAGATCCAGGAATGGAGAGTAGAGCTTTCCCGGACTTTTTCGGGCGGCCCGACTTCTCCGATTACCCAAAAACTCTATCCAGCCATTAACCTTTTTCACCTTTCCAAACGCCATTTCGAAGAAATTATAAACGGAATGGAAATGGACATCCTCTGTGGGTCCTATCCCACCTTTGAAGAACTCAAGCTTTACTGTTACCGGGTCGCATCCGCCGTCGGACTGATTTGTATGGAGATCTTTGGAGACCGGTCAGACGAAGCTCGCGAATCGGCCATCCATCTCGGGATTGCTTTTCAACTCACCAATATCTTAAGAGATTTATTCAGTGATCTAGAGAAGGACAGAATTTATATTCCCGGCGAAGATTTCAGAAGGTTCGACTATAGCGAAGATGATCTGAAAAAGAAAACCATCAATGTGGAATTTGCAAAACTGATCCAGTTTGAAATAGACCGGGCTAAAATGTATTATGAAAAGGCGGAATCAGGAATCCAGCGATGTCACAATAAGGGGATACGTGTCATTGTCGTGATGATGAATACCTATTATCGCCTTCTACTCGAGATAGAGAGAAATATCTGGAATCTTGACCGGAAGAAAGTCTCCCTCTCCACCTTGACAAAGGTATCGATCGCTGGAAGGGTCTGGTGGAAGAACTATTTCAGTTAA
- a CDS encoding DUF1284 domain-containing protein — protein MRNPILPIPIRGHTLLCLQGFRGEGYDPMFTAHMSAIHQRLNNQPALLVKVITKPDTFCHSCPNLSEEQGCRLHGDGTEAKMVSQDREVMQKLGIQSEETLSWETIVQKIGEKMKPAMLDELCGACPWLPLGYCKEGLLNLDK, from the coding sequence ATGAGAAATCCTATTCTTCCCATTCCAATTCGGGGACATACACTTCTCTGCCTTCAGGGCTTCCGGGGAGAAGGATATGACCCGATGTTTACCGCCCATATGAGCGCTATCCATCAGAGGCTGAATAACCAGCCGGCTCTCCTTGTCAAAGTAATCACCAAACCGGATACTTTTTGTCATTCCTGTCCCAACCTTTCTGAAGAGCAGGGGTGCAGACTTCACGGTGACGGGACGGAAGCGAAAATGGTTTCACAGGATCGGGAGGTGATGCAGAAATTAGGGATTCAAAGCGAAGAGACCCTATCCTGGGAAACCATCGTTCAAAAGATTGGTGAGAAAATGAAGCCTGCCATGTTGGACGAACTGTGCGGAGCGTGTCCGTGGCTCCCGCTTGGCTACTGCAAAGAAGGTCTCCTCAATCTTGATAAATGA
- a CDS encoding HAD family phosphatase codes for MLKAIIFDFNGIIADDEPIHFELFARVMSEEGITIPREEYNRLYLHLNDRDAFQTALAMNRRPVLPGHISKLIQKKSNYYNRLISNRDILFPDAADFIKSTAAHYPLAIASGALNEEIAFILGRGSLMEHFPIIIGAEKAVQGKPHPECYLKALSGLNDFLRKIPPMKASEVLVIEDSVGGIEGAHRAGMVCLAITNSYPRQELLKADYIFDSLSEIDLKQVQKGFEK; via the coding sequence ATGCTGAAAGCTATCATCTTTGACTTTAACGGAATTATCGCCGACGACGAGCCGATTCATTTTGAGCTGTTTGCCAGGGTGATGTCAGAAGAAGGGATCACCATACCCCGAGAGGAATACAATCGACTTTACCTCCACTTGAACGACCGGGACGCCTTTCAAACAGCCCTCGCCATGAATCGCCGGCCGGTACTGCCTGGTCACATTTCAAAACTGATTCAGAAGAAAAGTAATTATTACAACAGACTCATTTCTAATCGCGATATCCTTTTCCCGGATGCAGCCGATTTTATCAAGTCGACCGCTGCTCACTATCCTCTCGCCATTGCGTCGGGCGCACTCAACGAAGAAATCGCATTTATTCTCGGAAGAGGCAGCTTAATGGAGCATTTTCCCATCATTATCGGAGCCGAAAAGGCGGTACAGGGCAAGCCCCATCCGGAATGTTACCTGAAAGCTCTCAGCGGCCTGAATGACTTCCTTCGAAAAATCCCCCCGATGAAGGCTTCGGAAGTGCTCGTCATCGAAGATTCGGTCGGAGGAATCGAAGGGGCCCATCGTGCAGGAATGGTCTGTCTGGCCATCACCAACAGTTATCCCAGACAGGAACTGCTGAAAGCCGATTACATTTTCGATTCCCTGAGCGAAATCGATCTTAAACAGGTTCAAAAAGGCTTTGAAAAGTAA
- a CDS encoding MFS transporter, with product MKQNKVNEKWWKGVSRYQWLILTVAWLGWVFDSMDSTLYAMVLQPALHDLLPARSSPEEIDWYGGIIFSLFLLGWATGGVFFGVVADYFGRTRTLIVTILIYSLFTGMAALSHTWWELMIYRFLTALGIGGEWAAGAALVAETWPEEKRAKAAGILQSAWAAGFFMAALANLTMSRFGWRSLFLIGILPALVTLVIRFRVKEPDRWIAVNEKRIRSAEIELQFFSFFRLFEASLLKKTVIGSILAFVAVFGLWGATNWTPTLVRQLLASKHLDPASVNQYVSYAVMSLNAGALIGYLAFGPLADRIGRKGAFLLMCIGSLVMLPTTFFSPKEYMTLLWLLPLLGFFNNGIFSGFPIYLPELYPTSIRATGVGFCFNIGRIFASGAPFIKGYLGTLFGPGKAASLIGLVYLMGIVTLYWAEETRGKPLPD from the coding sequence ATGAAACAAAACAAGGTCAATGAGAAATGGTGGAAGGGGGTCAGCCGGTACCAGTGGCTTATCCTTACTGTCGCCTGGCTCGGATGGGTCTTTGATTCGATGGACTCGACTCTTTATGCCATGGTCCTTCAGCCTGCTCTTCATGACCTCCTGCCCGCAAGATCTTCACCGGAAGAAATCGATTGGTACGGTGGAATCATATTTTCTCTCTTCTTGCTCGGGTGGGCAACAGGAGGGGTTTTTTTTGGAGTCGTCGCGGATTATTTCGGAAGGACCCGTACGCTGATTGTGACGATTCTGATCTATTCTCTTTTCACCGGTATGGCTGCCCTCTCCCACACCTGGTGGGAATTGATGATCTATCGTTTTCTGACCGCACTCGGAATCGGGGGGGAATGGGCGGCCGGGGCAGCTCTCGTCGCAGAAACCTGGCCGGAAGAAAAAAGGGCCAAGGCAGCTGGAATACTGCAGTCGGCCTGGGCAGCCGGCTTTTTTATGGCCGCGCTGGCGAATCTCACGATGAGCCGGTTTGGCTGGAGAAGCCTCTTTTTGATTGGAATTCTCCCTGCGCTGGTGACTCTCGTGATTCGCTTCCGGGTTAAGGAACCGGACCGGTGGATTGCTGTTAACGAGAAGCGAATAAGGAGCGCGGAAATAGAGTTGCAGTTTTTTTCATTCTTCCGTCTTTTTGAGGCCTCTCTTCTAAAAAAAACGGTCATTGGATCCATTCTCGCTTTTGTGGCGGTATTCGGACTTTGGGGAGCCACCAACTGGACCCCAACGCTCGTTCGACAGCTTCTGGCTTCGAAGCACCTCGACCCCGCTTCTGTAAACCAGTATGTCAGCTATGCGGTCATGAGCCTCAACGCCGGCGCTCTCATCGGGTATCTTGCCTTTGGCCCTCTGGCAGACCGTATCGGCCGGAAAGGGGCCTTTCTGCTCATGTGTATAGGGAGCCTGGTCATGCTCCCCACCACCTTCTTTTCTCCCAAAGAGTATATGACCCTGTTATGGCTGCTTCCACTCCTTGGATTTTTCAATAACGGAATCTTTAGTGGTTTCCCGATATACCTCCCAGAACTTTATCCTACGTCTATCCGGGCCACGGGGGTGGGATTCTGTTTCAATATCGGAAGGATTTTCGCTTCGGGCGCTCCGTTTATCAAAGGCTATCTCGGAACGCTTTTTGGACCTGGTAAAGCAGCAAGTCTGATCGGGCTCGTCTATTTGATGGGGATTGTTACTCTTTATTGGGCGGAGGAGACACGCGGGAAACCTCTCCCCGATTAG